Proteins found in one Saccharomyces cerevisiae S288C chromosome III, complete sequence genomic segment:
- the HMRA2 gene encoding homeodomain mating type protein a2 (Silenced copy of a2 at HMR; similarity to Alpha2p; required along with a1p for inhibiting expression of the HO endonuclease in a/alpha HO/HO diploid cells with an active mating-type interconversion system), giving the protein MRSIENDRSNYQLTQKNKSADGLVFNVVTQDMINKSTKPYRGHRFTKENVRILESWFAKNIENPYLDTKGLENLMKNTSLSRIQIKNWVSNRRRKEKTITIAPELADLLSGEPLAKKKE; this is encoded by the coding sequence ATGCGCAGCATAGAAAACGATAGAAGTAATTATCAACTTACacagaaaaataaatcgGCGGATGGGTTGGTATTTAATGTGGTAACTCAAGATATGATAAACAAAAGTACTAAACCTTACAGAGGACACCGGtttacaaaagaaaatgtcCGAATACTAGAAAGTTGGTTTGCAAAGAACATCGAGAACCCATATCTAGATACCAAGGGCCTAGAGAATCTAATGAAGAATACCAGTTTATCTCGCattcaaatcaaaaactGGGTTTCGaatagaagaagaaaagaaaaaacaataacaatcGCTCCAGAATTAGCGGACCTCTTGAGCGGTGAGCCTCtggcaaagaagaaagaatga
- the HMRA1 gene encoding Hmra1p (Silenced copy of a1 at HMR; homeobox corepressor that interacts with Alpha2p to repress haploid-specific gene transcription in diploid cells), which translates to MDDICSMAENINRTLFNILGTEIDEINLNTNNLYNFIMESNLTKVEQHTLHKNISNNRLEIYHHIKKEKSPKGKSSISPQARAFLEQVFRRKQSLNSKEKEEVAKKCGITPLQVRVWFINKRMRSK; encoded by the exons ATGGATGATATTTGTAGTATGGCGGAAAACATAAACAGAACTCTGTTTAACATTCTAGGTACTGAGATTGATGAAATCAATCTCAATACTAATAATCTTTATAAT TTTATAATGGAAAGTAATTTGACTAAAGTAGAGCAACATACATTAcacaaaaatatttctaacAATAGGTTAGAAATATACCACCacattaaaaaagagaagagcCCAAAGGgaaaatcatcaatatcacCCCAAGCACGGGCATTTTTAGAACAGGTTTTTAGAAGAAAGCAAAGCCTTAATTccaaggaaaaagaagaagttgcAAAGAAATGTGGCATTACTCCACTTCAAGTAAGAGTTTGG TTCATAAATAAACGTATGAGATCTAAATAA
- the GIT1 gene encoding Git1p (Plasma membrane permease; mediates uptake of glycerophosphoinositol and glycerophosphocholine as sources of the nutrients inositol and phosphate; expression and transport rate are regulated by phosphate and inositol availability) encodes MEDKDITSVNEKEVNENTNPRIIKYDAERRATRTETSKKDKWKNIVTIIASGFALISDGYVNGSMSMLNKVFVMEYGKKNYSSKVSTRVSNAALVGIIFGQFFMGIAADYYSRKSCILVATAILVIGSALCAASHGTTVPGMFWMLTVMRGLVGIGVGAEYPTSTLSANESANEYTTTKRGGILVMVTNLPLAFGGPFATIIFLIVYKICSGTKHLEAIWRTVFAIGCFWPLSVFYFRWKTATTEVYEKGRIKRNIPYFLALKFYWKRLLGTCGTWFMYDFVTFPNGIFSSTIISSVIKDQNDLVKVAEWNLLLGVLAVLGVPIGAYLSDRIGRKYTLMFGFSGYIIFGLIIGCAYDQLKKITPLFIIFYAFMNMLGNAGPGDMLGVISSEASATAVRGVFYGLSAVTGKIGSVVGVECFQPIRDNLGARWTFIIAAICGLIGIIITYFFVPHSLESDLMKQDVEFHNYLVSNGWTGKMGFDETDEESMVRTIEVEENGTNCSKKNAEIISVRQVDQS; translated from the coding sequence atggaagaCAAAGATATCACATCGGTAAATGAGAAGGAAGTGAACGAGAACACTAATCCtagaataataaaatatgatGCCGAGAGGCGTGCAACCCGTACTGAAACCTCAAAGAAAGATAAATGGAAAAACATAGTTACAATCATTGCGTCCGGTTTTGCTCTGATAAGTGATGGTTACGTAAATGGTTCAATGAGTATGCTAAACAAGGTTTTTGTTATGGAGTACGGTAAGAAAAACTATAGCTCAAAAGTGTCGACTAGAGTTTCCAACGCAGCCCTAGTTGGTATTATTTTTGGCCAATTCTTTATGGGTATCGCTGCTGATTATTATAGTAGAAAATCTTGTATCCTTGTGGCCACTGCTATCTTGGTTATTGGTAGTGCTCTGTGTGCTGCCTCTCACGGTACTACTGTACCTGGCATGTTTTGGATGTTAACAGTTATGAGAGGTTTGGTAGGTATTGGTGTTGGTGCAGAATATCCTACCAGTACATTAAGTGCTAATGAGTCTGCTAATGAATATACCACTACCAAAAGAGGTGGTATCCTGGTTATGGTGACAAATTTGCCACTAGCCTTCGGTGGTCCATTTGCTACGATCATCTTTTTAATCGTCTACAAAATCTGTTCAGGAACAAAACATTTAGAGGCGATCTGGAGGACTGTTTTTGCAATAGGGTGCTTCTGGCCATTGAGTGTGTTCTATTTTAGATGGAAGACTGCTACTACAGAAGTCTATGAAAAAGGTAGAATCAAGAGAAATATACCATATTTCCTAGCattgaaattttattgGAAAAGGTTACTTGGTACATGTGGTACATGGTTTATGTATGATTTTGTTACCTTCCCAAATGGTATTTTCAGTTCAACAATTATCAGTTCCGTTATCAAGGACCAAAATGATTTAGTAAAAGTGGCAGAGTGGAACTTACTGTTGGGAGTTTTAGCTGTACTGGGTGTACCAATTGGTGCTTATCTGTCCGATCGTATTGGTCGTAAATATACGTTGATGTTTGGTTTCTCTGGGTACATCATCTTTGGTCTAATCATTGGATGTGCGTACGaccaattgaaaaaaatcacccCCTTgtttattatcttctacGCATTCATGAATATGTTAGGTAATGCTGGACCAGGTGATATGCTTGGTGTTATTAGTAGTGAAGCGTCAGCAACCGCTGTTAGAGGTGTTTTCTATGGTTTATCTGCTGTGACTGGTAAAATCGGTTCTGTAGTAGGCGTCGAATGTTTCCAACCCATTAGGGATAATTTGGGTGCAAGATGGacttttattattgctgCAATTTGTGGTCTTATTGGTATCATTATTAcatatttctttgttcCACATTCTCTTGAAAGCGATTTAATGAAGCAAGACGTTGAATTTCACAACTATTTGGTATCCAATGGCTGGACTGGTAAGATGGGATTTGATGAGACAGATGAAGAATCAATGGTTAGAACTATTGAAGTTGAAGAGAATGGTACTAATTGTAGTAAGAAAAACGCAGAAATAATTTCAGTCAGACAGGTCGATCAAAGTTGA
- a CDS encoding uncharacterized protein (hypothetical protein), producing the protein MRSIFLLHFDYKTCEEEDFEDWNLADGKCLNGAKYMYKRRKQDARCLVKRTFKDMILHEIPCDSCTESDYECSSEFVRDAKGDCIPDYDQIALSDICDKANGETVSLEPLQLIKGDKCKKPMEIEAMNIPCEKILRESSNGKKIATIENKFDFEI; encoded by the coding sequence ATGCGATCGATTTTTCTGCTGCATTTTGACTATAAAACGTGTGAAGAGGAAGATTTCGAAGACTGGAATTTGGCAGATGGGAAATGCCTTAATGGCGCCAAATACATGTATAAAAGGAGGAAACAGGACGCCCGTTGTTTGGTAAAAAGGACATTCAAAGATATGATTTTGCATGAAATACCTTGTGACAGTTGTACTGAATCCGACTACGAATGCTCTTCTGAATTTGTTAGAGATGCAAAGGGTGACTGTATACCAGATTATGATCAGATTGCCCTTTCCGATATATGTGACAAAGCTAATGGCGAAACTGTATCATTAGAGCCATTACAATTAATTAAAGGAGATAAATGCAAAAAGCCCATGGAAATTGAGGCCATGAACATTCCATGTGAAAAAATCCTGAGGGAGAGCTCGAATGGTAAGAAAATAGCAACCATTGAAAACAAGTTtgactttgaaatttaa
- the EMA35 gene encoding Ema35p (Protein involved in protein sorting; involved in targeting mitochondrial membrane proteins to mitochondrial translocation system; mutation causes respiration defects) encodes MSSTDIWISNDASTFQKAQLPTQLRHVKVIKIREDSIGRIILLISTEITNEENADPDLSEIFISDSQGLKFSPVEWTPNHQFGNFRLTFPDFLKGTIFGSFHPSIDYSNHQVNYTENIAGGETKISVDNGLTWSNLKVVDEENADSFGCDITRPERCSLQGYFYNLKLSNPSAGIILMTGSVGDDNEFDRKDRKTFISRDGGLTWRVAHNSSGLYATGDLGNIIVYIPSPSYKDGDVQSKLYFSLDQGRTWNQYELVDALFYIHPLELINTTPDGSGSKFILSGHLITTASQEGNNTNISYIARSVLYAIDFSAAF; translated from the coding sequence ATGTCATCTACGGACATCTGGATATCCAATGATGCATctacttttcaaaaggcACAGCTGCCTACTCAATTACGGCACGTCAAAGTGATTAAAATTCGTGAAGATTCTATCGGAAGGATCATCCTTCTTATATCGACAGAAATCACAAATGAGGAAAATGCTGATCCAGATCTCTCAGAGATTTTCATATCAGATTCGCAAGGGTTGAAATTCTCACCTGTTGAATGGACACCAAACCATCAGTTTGGAAATTTTAGGCTCACTTTTCCTGATTTCTTGAAAGGGACAATATTTGGATCGTTTCATCCTTCCATTGACTATTCTAATCACCAAGTAAACTATACTGAAAATATAGCCGGAGGAGAAACCAAAATATCCGTTGATAACGGCCTCACATGGTCAAATTTGAAAgttgttgatgaagaaaatgccGATTCGTTCGGCTGTGATATCACTAGGCCTGAGAGATGTTCACTTCAGGGTTATTTTTACAATCTAAAACTTTCAAATCCTTCTGCTGGGATCATATTAATGACAGGTTCTGTTGGCGATGACAATGAATTCGATCGGAAGGACCGAAAAACTTTCATTTCTAGAGACGGTGGTCTAACATGGAGGGTGGCCCATAATTCTTCTGGATTATATGCTACTGGTGATCTGGGAAATATTATTGTATATATCCCGTCTCCTTCATATAAAGATGGTGATGTACAATCcaaactttatttttccttgGACCAAGGTAGAACATGGAATCAATATGAGCTTGTTGACGCTTTATTTTATATCCATCCATTAGAGTTGATTAATACAACGCCAGATGGATCAGGctcaaaatttattttaaGCGGACATCTCATTACTACGGCTAGTCAAGAAGGAAACAACACCAACATCTCATATATTGCAAGAAGTGTCCTGTATGCGATCGATTTTTCTGCTGCATTTTGA
- a CDS encoding uncharacterized protein (hypothetical protein; localizes to the membrane fraction; YCR101C is not an essential gene) encodes MILLHAIYTLWVIILLPLLNAEKFVPKVTEAPIETSFNLVSFDDSNTSIRLDGWGVVWISFDAGENWETVKEIEERIFRFTVDPFHGQERGFAFICESPKFYITDDRGESWRALTIPSSEEYLDGDCFITTHPRNKELLIANCYSYMIDADVLYDPSEIYLSNDGNPFLKLNLPWKRKKTTI; translated from the coding sequence ATGATATTACTTCATGCCATATATACTCTTTGGGTAATTATACTACTTCCGCTACTCAATGCAGAGAAATTTGTCCCAAAAGTAACGGAGGCTCCTATAGAAACATCATTTAATCTAGTGAGTTTTGATGATTCCAACACTTCTATCAGATTAGATGGTTGGGGGGTTGTATGGATAAGTTTCGACGCTGGAGAAAATTGGGAAACGgtcaaagaaattgaagagcGCATTTTCAGATTTACTGTTGATCCTTTCCATGGACAGGAAAGAGGTTTCGCTTTTATATGTGAATCACCCAAATTCTACATTACCGACGACCGTGGGGAGTCATGGAGGGCTTTAACTATACCCTCATCAGAAGAATATTTAGATGGCGACTGTTTTATAACTACTCATCCTAGAAACAAAGAACTTCTTATTGCGAATTGCTATAGCTATATGATAGACGCAGACGTTTTATATGACCCAAGTGAAATTTACTTGAGCAATGATGGGAAtccttttttaaaattaaaccttccttggaaaagaaaaaagacgaCGATATAA